One Aphidius gifuensis isolate YNYX2018 linkage group LG3, ASM1490517v1, whole genome shotgun sequence DNA window includes the following coding sequences:
- the LOC122852627 gene encoding protein FAM186A-like: protein MKNFLFIIFIFCIFNYWNIEAKKYDNIDKPFAISMGPKSFLIRKTSSVGELRCSCPNVNLCNCCQMVTLMYSLTQKNLCANFMYTQNGLNVEMSLNSFIVKAATISTFRPNKICSKVPGALFSSVCINILELNSFPRSLTVCPRLDITSKSQEWKLTYTCISISTELSSTTKIPTGIMAGGIMITPNQGNLLILPIGGQQIGTTMTTMKPVTMSGGQMGLTTTQKPMSMMMPTESPKPGTMPGAQMGMTTTQKPMAMLTGGMSPPGQGAMGMTTTQKPMTMAMPTGGMSPPGQGSMPPKVPTMGMTTLAVPATSSPGMPAIPGAMTTPKPLANQQSRESLTYENFETIILHSPDSNDRSKFFPSRLPPALQNNNNLTVII from the exons atgaagaattttttattcataattttcattttctgtatttttaattattggaatattgaagctaaaaaatatgataacaTTGATAAGCCTTTTGCTATATCAATGGGaccaaaatcatttttaattcgCAAGACAAGTTCAGTTGGTGAGTTGAGATGTTCTTGTCCAAATGTCAATCTTTGTAATTGTTGTCAAATGGTAACACTAATGTATTCTTTGACTCAAAAAAATC tttgtgctaattttatgtatacacaAAATGGTCTAAATGTTGAGATGTCTTTGAattcatttattgttaaagCTGCAACAATATCAA catttagaccaaataaaatatgtagcAAAGTACCTGGTGCATTATTTTCAAGTGTCTGtataaatatacttgaattaaattcatttccaAGATCATTAACAGTATGTCCAAGACTTGATATAACAAGTAAAAGTCAAGAATGGAAATTAACTTATACATGTATAAGTATATCAACagaattatcatcaacaactaAAATTCCAACTGGAATAATGGCAGGAGGAATTATGATAACACCAAATCAGGGTAATTTATTGATACTACCAATTGGTGGTCAACAAATTGGAACAACCATGACAACAATGAAGCCAGTAACAATGTCTGGTGGTCAAATGGGACTAACAACAACACAAAAACCTATGTCAATGATGATGCCAACAGAAAGTCCAAAACCAGGAACAATGCCTGGTGCTCAAATGGGAATGACAACGACACAAAAACCTATGGCTATGCTAACAGGAGGCATGTCACCACCAGGTCAAGGAGCTATGGGAATGACAACGACCCAAAAACCTATGACAATGGCCATGCCAACAGGAGGAATGTCACCACCAGGTCAAGGATCTATGCCTCCAAAAGTTCCAACAATGGGAATGACAACTCTAGCTGTACCAGCAACAAGTAGTCCAGGAATGCCTGCTATACCTGGAGCAATGACAACACCAAAACCTTTGGCAAATCAACAATCACGTGAATCTTTAActtatgaaaattttgaaacaattattttacattcacCTGATTCAAATGatagatcaaaattttttccaagTCGTTTACCACCAGCTTtgcaaaataacaataatttaactgtcattatttaa
- the LOC122852630 gene encoding 28S ribosomal protein S11, mitochondrial, with protein sequence MLKQVLTLAKHTIVNNTIKQSLSCQLQQQNYLVNVRKFSLTSLHLKEDKRALIKAQPKKDDGTDGERVIDIDSILTQDGIFPDEHTPNKLFNGIPFKDIPIINIKCTKNNTLMSVNLASGLAKVFNSCGCEGYKHARKGTNIAAQATAISLSHKALDQGFKTVRVRVRGIGPGRAAALKGLQMGGMDIISVTDSTRVTWTPLRPRKARRV encoded by the exons atgcTAAAACAAGTGTTAACATTAGCAAAACATACAATTgtcaataatacaattaaacaATCTTTATCATgtcaattacaacaacaaaattatttagtaaatgttagaaaattttctctaACCTCTCTTCATCTTAAAGAAGATAAAAGAGCATTAATAAAAGCTCAGCCAAAAAAAGATGATGGAACTGATGGAGAAAGAGTCATTGATATTGACAGCATCTTGACACA agatgGTATTTTTCCTGATGAGCATACACCAAACAAGCTATTCAATGGTATACCATTCAAAGATATtccaattatcaatattaaatgcaCTAAAAACAACACATTAATGTCTGTTAATCTTGCATcag GTCTTGCAAAAGTATTTAATAGTTGTGGATGTGAAGGATATAAACATGCAAGAAAAGGAACAAATATTGCTGCACAAGCAACTGCAATTAGTTTGAGTCAc aaagcATTGGATCAAGGATTTAAAACTGTCAGAGTTCGTGTGAGAGGTATTGGTCCTGGTCGTGCT gCTGCATTGAAAGGACTTCAAATGGGAGGCATGGATATAATATCAGTTACAGATAGTACTAGAGTTACATGGACACCACTTCGACCAAGAAAAGCAAGAagagtttaa
- the LOC122852628 gene encoding probable U3 small nucleolar RNA-associated protein 11, producing MSSWKKAAKTGQKTHRERHQPEARNFLGILEKKKDYKLRANDYNEKQAALKLLRKRAQNKNPDEFYFHMINSKIDHGGVHREKDKKEEHTPEQIKLMETQDLKYVAYKRHLEAKKIEKLQSQLHLLDAANVTKNQHIFFVDDAKEEKNFDLATKLDTHPDLLNRRTNRPRLSRIKDLKLPDLSQATIAKFEQQKHMSYTELRKRIDRENALTVVQEKLEARRAIKEKRITRPKTIRQGSQQHAPIYKWPYERKR from the coding sequence ATGTCAAGCTGGAAAAAAGCAGCCAAAACTGGCCAAAAAACTCATCGAGAACGACATCAACCAGAAGCAAGAAACTTTTTGggtattttagaaaaaaaaaaagattacaagCTTCGTGCAAatgattataatgaaaaacaagCTGCCTTGAAACTTTTACGTAAACGtgcacaaaataaaaatccagatgaattttattttcacatgatTAATTCGAAAATCGATCATGGTGGTGTGCAcagagaaaaagataaaaaagaagaacacACACcagaacaaattaaattaatggaaACACAAGATCTCAAGTATGTTGCTTACAAAAGACATTtagaagctaaaaaaattgaaaaattacagaGTCAATTACATCTACTTGATGCAGCAAATGTTACGAAAAatcaacatatattttttgttgatgatgctaaagaagaaaaaaattttgatcttGCTACAAAACTAGACACTCATCcagatttattaaatagacGTACCAACAGACCAAGATTATCACGTATCAAAGACTTGAAATTACCTGATTTGAGTCAAGCAACTATTGCTAAATTTGAGCAACAAAAACACATGAGCTATACAGAATTACGTAAACGTATTGATCGTGAAAATGCGCTTACTGTTGTACAAGAAAAACTTGAAGCAAGACGAGCcattaaagaaaaaagaatcaCCAGACCAAAAACAATACGTCAAGGAAGTCAACAACATGCTCCAATTTATAAATGGCCATATGAACGTAAAcgataa
- the LOC122851020 gene encoding uncharacterized protein LOC122851020 yields MDFKNTLRQVNLNTTTTIKPTTEKRGRCYCGNGICTCCSKFLMDTWKQRACVDVTYDPDEFSFTAKLSMNERVLYTRTVSGKNPRPICVPVPRIPSVRACVRFYNIYFQGRNVHACVSMEGKFSDTTVFKVGLDCLRLGSNGVAVVKPEDGGGLGHIEYFPQVPEDESDDYDDDDDEEDEEEEDDDDYLSL; encoded by the exons atggattttaaaaataccttgaggcaggtaaatttaaatacaacaacaacaatcaagCCAACAACAGAAAAAAGAGGAAGATGTTATTGTGGTAATGGTATTTGTACATGttgttcaaaatttttaatggacACATGGAAACAAAGAGCATGTGTTGATGTAACATATGATCCAGATGAATTTAGTTTTACTgcaaaattatcaatgaatgAAAGAGTATTATATACAAGAACAGTATCAGGAAAAAATCCAAGACCAATTTGTGTACCAGTACCAAGAATACCAAGTGTTAGAGCTTGTGTtagattttataatatttattttcaaggtcGTAATGTGCATGCTTGTGTTAGTATGGAAGGAAAGTTTAGTGATACAACGGTATTCAAg gtGGGATTGGATTGTTTGAGATTGGGATCAAATGGAGTTGCTGTTGTTAAACCAGAAGATGGTGGTGGATTAGGacatattgaatattttcctCAGGTACCAGAGGATGAGagtgatgattatgatgatgacgatgatgaagaagatgaagaagaagaagatgatgatgactaTCTTTCATTAtga
- the LOC122852629 gene encoding mitochondrial metalloendopeptidase OMA1-like — protein sequence MINILSIVNRRIPTLFKIHRSIIINNFQTPKNNYHFNCLSKIKNPQLINKTNQLTAIDKFKIHTGNEYSNPSFFSTQEKIIFGLSVLIIASGALIYICRLERDPLSGTYQFIWDNDKRIDGKGGELIYEKVLERYNDNILPASHSSYGGVMKILNKLIEENKQHSALKNYDWKLHIIESDEGGAFFVPGGKIFIATGLLKIADDDIKIKFILAHLMAHMAMKHKNCKKTQTMYLRLLSNF from the exons atgattaatattttgtcaATTGTTAATAGAAGAATaccaacattatttaaaatacacagatcaataataatcaacaattttcaaaCCCCTAAAAACAATTACCactttaattgtttatcaaaaattaaaaatcctcaattaataaataaaacaaatcaattaactgctattgataaatttaaaattcatactGGCAATGAATACTCAaatccaagttttttttcgacacaagaaaaaataatatttg gTTTATCAGTGCTTATTATAGCTAGTGGAGcacttatttatatttgtcgTTTAGAAAGAGATCCACTTAGTGGaacatatcaatttatttgggACAATGACAAACGTATTGATGGAAAAGGTGGTGAActtatttatgaaaaa gTATTAGAGcgttataatgataatatattaccAGCTAGTCATTCAAGTTATGGTGGagttatgaaaatattaaataaattgattgaagaaaataaacaacattcagcattaaaaaattatgattggAAATTACACATCATTGAGTCTGATGAAGGTGGTGCTTTTTTTGTTCCA ggtggtaaaattttcattgcaactggtttattaaaaatagctgatgatgatattaaaattaaatttattctggCACATTTAATGGCTCACATGGCTATGAAACATaag AATTGCAAAAAAACTCAAACAATGTATCTTCGACTGCTgagtaatttttga